From the genome of Sphingomonas sp. HMP6, one region includes:
- a CDS encoding YceD family protein: MSGEPTPEFSRIERIDTIGAGARSISITADETERAALAARFGLLAVDRLEARFAVQRDASGIVARGRVEAAVVQACSVTDDPLPVTVSEEVALRFVTEREAAAEEEIELDGDALDTMAYDGNGVDLGEAAAETMALALDPFPRGPNAAAALRAAGVISEEEAKPAGALAGLKGLFGKD; the protein is encoded by the coding sequence ATGTCGGGCGAGCCTACCCCGGAATTCTCCCGGATCGAGCGAATCGATACGATCGGTGCGGGTGCGCGCAGCATTTCGATCACCGCGGACGAGACCGAGCGCGCTGCGCTGGCGGCGCGCTTTGGGCTGCTGGCGGTCGATCGGCTCGAGGCGCGCTTCGCCGTACAGCGCGACGCCAGCGGGATCGTCGCGCGCGGGCGGGTCGAAGCGGCGGTGGTCCAAGCCTGTTCGGTCACCGATGATCCGCTGCCGGTGACGGTCTCCGAGGAGGTGGCGCTGCGCTTCGTGACCGAGCGGGAGGCTGCGGCCGAGGAAGAGATCGAACTCGACGGCGATGCGCTCGACACGATGGCCTATGATGGGAATGGCGTCGATCTGGGCGAGGCGGCGGCGGAGACGATGGCGCTGGCGCTCGATCCCTTCCCACGTGGGCCGAATGCGGCGGCGGCGCTGCGCGCGGCGGGGGTGATCAGCGAGGAGGAAGCGAAACCGGCGGGCGCTTTGGCCGGGTTGAAGGGCCTGTTCGGAAAGGATTAA
- a CDS encoding ubiquinol-cytochrome C chaperone family protein yields MPGNAAKQGRDHDVTKDKWILGWFDRLLGRERDAVALALYDGVIASARAPHWYEAGGVPDTLDGRFDMVAAILALVLLRLEGDASAGPASARLTERFVTDMDGQLRESGVGDIGVGKHIGKMMGMLGGRLGAYRDGLAAGDLETALVRNLYRGVTPAPAALAHTQAALFALRDALAATPAAALIDGRMP; encoded by the coding sequence ATGCCGGGAAACGCGGCCAAACAAGGGCGCGACCATGATGTGACCAAGGACAAGTGGATTTTGGGCTGGTTCGACAGACTTTTGGGCCGCGAGCGCGACGCGGTCGCCCTGGCATTGTACGATGGCGTGATTGCATCCGCGCGCGCGCCGCATTGGTATGAGGCGGGCGGCGTTCCCGATACGCTCGACGGGCGTTTCGACATGGTCGCCGCGATCCTGGCGCTGGTGCTGCTGCGACTGGAGGGCGACGCCAGCGCGGGCCCGGCAAGCGCGCGGCTGACCGAGCGCTTCGTCACCGACATGGACGGCCAATTGCGCGAAAGCGGGGTCGGCGATATCGGCGTGGGGAAGCATATCGGCAAGATGATGGGAATGCTCGGCGGGCGGCTGGGGGCCTATCGCGACGGACTGGCTGCTGGCGATCTCGAGACGGCGCTGGTTCGCAACCTCTATCGCGGCGTGACGCCGGCGCCCGCGGCGCTCGCGCATACGCAAGCCGCGCTGTTCGCGCTCCGCGATGCGCTGGCCGCGACGCCCGCCGCCGCGTTGATCGACGGGCGGATGCCCTGA
- a CDS encoding outer membrane protein assembly factor BamE, producing the protein MRLKSVRQMTAVALLAVVGLGASACAPLRSHQGYVVDPDLVNSVQAGTDTRQSVLAVLGKPSFTSEFNQGDWYYISRDARNFAYNNPRVRDQMTLRISFDESGVVSAVRRSGVEQVASISPSSKTTPTLGKKRSFFDELFGNIGTVGAVGGGGQQGGGNNTGGGRDTP; encoded by the coding sequence ATGCGTCTGAAGTCCGTCCGCCAGATGACGGCTGTCGCCCTGCTCGCTGTGGTTGGGTTGGGCGCGAGTGCATGCGCGCCGCTCCGGTCGCACCAGGGCTATGTCGTCGATCCCGATCTCGTAAACTCGGTTCAGGCCGGCACCGACACGCGCCAGTCGGTGCTCGCGGTGCTGGGCAAGCCCAGCTTCACGTCCGAATTCAACCAGGGCGATTGGTATTACATCTCCCGCGACGCGCGCAATTTCGCGTATAATAATCCGCGCGTGCGCGACCAGATGACGCTGCGCATCAGCTTCGACGAAAGCGGTGTCGTGTCGGCGGTACGCCGTTCGGGGGTGGAGCAGGTCGCGTCGATCAGTCCGTCGAGCAAGACCACGCCGACGCTCGGCAAGAAGCGCAGCTTCTTCGACGAATTGTTCGGCAATATCGGCACGGTCGGCGCGGTTGGCGGCGGCGGGCAGCAGGGCGGCGGCAATAACACCGGTGGCGGTCGCGACACGCCGTAA
- a CDS encoding SixA phosphatase family protein, producing MKTLTLLRHAKSDWNDPAQRDFDRGLNARGKRAAALIGGYLRSGNAMFDHVVASPAVRVVETLEQVEIGYGRTLAPLWDRRIYLASAVTLLDVVQEAPAEAAHVLLVGHNPGLEDLALWLVPESGDPPRVALEVKYPTATIAEITFEGGWRDLAPGGAHLARFVRPRDLDATLGPDED from the coding sequence GTGAAGACGCTCACCTTGCTCCGCCATGCCAAATCGGATTGGAACGACCCGGCGCAGCGTGATTTCGATCGCGGACTGAACGCTCGGGGGAAGCGCGCGGCGGCGCTGATCGGCGGCTACTTGCGCAGCGGTAACGCGATGTTCGATCATGTGGTCGCGTCGCCGGCGGTGCGTGTGGTCGAAACGCTCGAGCAGGTCGAAATCGGCTATGGTCGCACTCTCGCGCCGCTATGGGACCGGCGGATCTATCTGGCGTCGGCGGTCACGTTGCTCGATGTCGTACAGGAGGCTCCGGCCGAAGCGGCGCATGTCCTGCTGGTCGGGCACAATCCGGGGCTGGAGGATCTCGCTTTGTGGCTGGTGCCCGAATCGGGTGATCCGCCGCGCGTTGCGCTGGAGGTGAAATATCCGACCGCGACGATCGCCGAAATCACGTTCGAAGGGGGCTGGCGCGACCTGGCACCCGGTGGCGCGCACCTCGCCCGTTTCGTCCGCCCGCGCGATCTCGATGCAACGCTTGGGCCGGACGAGGATTAA
- a CDS encoding ATP-dependent DNA helicase, with protein MTNTFQPVLPYPALHASHSGIWIADETGTRPIGRGEAIRIAADTPVILLNAALIGQRLGYADLSGLDLLELFAFLCPARFMVPTPRGLARVAGLPAPREDAEVASFLRAATTALLGMTDPGSDWPEREGAWTAAQSLFRLRWTWAPVLAQRLKKPEVAERWLYSKLPEWSEGAPRPQPRTVTLDPAETQARLAALTGSAAEQRQGQRAYAQAAREAFGPRMTAGAPNMVLAEAGTGIGKTLGYLAPASLWAEKADGAVWVSTFTKALQRQLGQESARLFPDAAMRRAKVVTRKGRENYLCLLNLEDALQGGFAGRAAVLAQLVARWAAYSADGDMVGGDLPGWLPTLFRRNGATALTDRRGECVYAGCPHYRKCFIERSSRASAEADLVIANHALVMVNAARGRESTTRPTRYVFDEGHHIFDAADAMFSTALTGSETIELRRWVIGPESGGRGRRRGLAARLSDVASYDEGGGRAIADAVAAAQALASDGWLQRIGEGAPFGPIEALLAAVRGLTYARAEKEGEAGYGLETELAEPDPALIEAAGPAAEALDALVRPLVALGRRLEAVLDEAPDWMDGPARARIEGAVASLAWRADTVAAWLSLLARIGGPIAGDFVDWLAVDRVEGRDYDIGLHRHWLDPTRPFAETVLKQAHGVLVTSATLRGGGADSEQGWDVAEARTGANHLLRGASRFAAESPFDYASQAEVLIVTDVKRGDMGALANAYARLGVASGGGMLGLFTAIRRLRGVHARIADRLAREGLPLYAQHVDPIDTGTLVDIFRDDPAASLLGTDALRDGVDVPGRSLRLVVLEGVPWPKPTVLHAARRLAGGGSAYDDRIVRARLAQAFGRLIRRADDHGAFVLLSAAMPSRLLTAFPPGVSIRRVTLDEAVPRAAALPSVTQTGHEARATAATETNT; from the coding sequence GTGACCAACACGTTCCAACCCGTGCTCCCCTACCCCGCCCTCCACGCCAGCCACAGCGGCATCTGGATCGCGGATGAGACCGGTACGCGGCCGATCGGCAGGGGGGAGGCGATCCGGATTGCGGCGGATACGCCGGTGATCCTGCTCAACGCCGCGCTAATCGGGCAGCGGCTGGGCTATGCCGATTTGTCGGGGCTCGATCTGCTCGAACTGTTCGCGTTTCTGTGTCCGGCGCGCTTCATGGTGCCGACGCCGCGTGGCCTCGCGCGCGTTGCCGGGCTGCCTGCCCCGCGCGAGGATGCCGAGGTGGCGAGCTTCCTGCGCGCCGCGACCACCGCATTGCTAGGCATGACCGATCCGGGCAGCGACTGGCCCGAGCGCGAAGGCGCATGGACGGCGGCGCAATCCTTGTTCCGGCTGCGCTGGACCTGGGCACCGGTGCTGGCGCAACGGTTGAAGAAACCCGAAGTGGCCGAACGCTGGCTCTATTCGAAACTGCCCGAATGGTCTGAAGGCGCGCCCCGCCCGCAACCGCGCACCGTGACGCTTGATCCGGCGGAAACGCAGGCCCGCCTCGCCGCGCTGACCGGTTCGGCGGCCGAGCAACGCCAAGGCCAGCGCGCCTATGCCCAGGCCGCGCGCGAGGCATTCGGGCCGCGCATGACGGCGGGTGCGCCCAACATGGTGCTGGCCGAGGCGGGCACCGGCATCGGCAAGACGCTCGGCTATCTCGCGCCCGCCTCGCTCTGGGCGGAAAAGGCCGATGGCGCGGTGTGGGTGTCGACCTTCACCAAGGCGCTGCAACGCCAATTGGGGCAGGAAAGCGCCCGCCTCTTCCCCGATGCCGCAATGCGCCGCGCAAAGGTGGTGACGCGCAAGGGCCGCGAGAATTACCTGTGCCTGCTCAACCTTGAGGATGCGTTGCAAGGCGGGTTCGCCGGGCGTGCTGCGGTCCTCGCGCAGCTTGTCGCGCGCTGGGCGGCGTATAGCGCCGATGGCGATATGGTCGGGGGCGATCTGCCCGGCTGGCTGCCGACGTTGTTCCGCCGCAACGGTGCGACCGCTTTGACCGACCGGCGCGGCGAATGCGTCTATGCCGGCTGCCCGCATTACCGGAAGTGCTTCATCGAACGCAGCAGCCGGGCGAGTGCAGAGGCCGATCTGGTCATCGCCAACCACGCTTTGGTGATGGTCAATGCCGCGCGCGGCCGCGAATCGACCACGCGCCCGACGCGCTATGTTTTTGACGAAGGGCATCATATTTTCGATGCCGCCGACGCGATGTTCTCAACCGCGCTGACCGGCAGCGAGACGATCGAGCTGCGCCGCTGGGTGATCGGTCCTGAGTCCGGCGGGCGCGGGCGGCGGCGTGGGCTCGCGGCGCGGCTATCGGATGTCGCGAGCTATGACGAGGGCGGCGGGCGAGCGATTGCCGACGCGGTAGCGGCGGCGCAGGCGCTCGCCAGCGACGGCTGGCTCCAGCGGATCGGTGAAGGCGCGCCGTTCGGCCCGATCGAGGCGCTGCTCGCCGCGGTGCGCGGGCTGACCTATGCCCGTGCCGAGAAAGAGGGCGAGGCGGGCTATGGCCTCGAAACCGAACTGGCCGAGCCCGATCCCGCGTTGATCGAGGCGGCGGGCCCGGCGGCGGAGGCGCTCGATGCGCTGGTCCGTCCGCTGGTCGCGCTCGGGCGACGGCTCGAGGCGGTGCTCGACGAAGCGCCCGACTGGATGGACGGCCCCGCACGCGCCCGGATCGAAGGCGCGGTCGCCTCGCTCGCGTGGCGGGCGGATACGGTCGCGGCCTGGCTGTCGCTGCTGGCGCGGATCGGCGGGCCTATCGCTGGCGATTTCGTCGACTGGCTCGCGGTCGACCGGGTCGAGGGGCGCGACTATGATATCGGGCTGCACCGCCACTGGCTCGATCCGACGCGGCCCTTTGCCGAAACCGTGCTGAAGCAAGCACATGGCGTGCTCGTCACTTCGGCGACGCTTCGGGGCGGCGGCGCCGATAGCGAGCAAGGCTGGGACGTGGCCGAGGCGCGCACCGGGGCCAACCATCTGCTGCGCGGGGCGAGCCGGTTCGCCGCCGAATCGCCGTTCGATTATGCGTCTCAGGCAGAGGTGCTGATCGTCACCGACGTCAAGCGCGGCGACATGGGCGCACTCGCCAACGCCTATGCGCGGCTGGGCGTGGCGAGCGGCGGCGGGATGCTCGGGCTGTTCACCGCGATCCGGCGGTTGCGCGGGGTCCATGCGCGGATCGCCGACCGGCTCGCCCGTGAGGGGCTGCCGCTCTACGCGCAACATGTCGATCCGATCGACACCGGCACCTTGGTCGATATCTTTCGTGATGATCCGGCGGCGTCGTTGCTCGGCACCGATGCGCTTCGTGACGGCGTCGATGTACCGGGCCGCTCGCTCCGGCTGGTCGTGCTGGAGGGCGTGCCGTGGCCCAAGCCGACCGTGCTCCACGCCGCGCGGCGGCTGGCCGGCGGCGGTAGCGCCTATGATGACCGGATCGTACGCGCGCGGCTCGCCCAGGCGTTCGGGCGGCTAATTCGCCGCGCCGACGATCATGGCGCGTTCGTTCTGCTCTCCGCTGCGATGCCCTCGCGGCTGCTGACGGCGTTTCCGCCTGGCGTTTCGATCCGGCGCGTCACGCTCGATGAAGCTGTTCCGCGTGCAGCGGCGCTTCCCTCGGTTACACAAACGGGGCATGAGGCGCGCGCGACTGCGGCGACGGAGACGAATACGTGA
- a CDS encoding RcnB family protein: MRKFIITALMAATLIPVAASAQSNAEVRRDRQDLRSEQRDLRDARRTGDRRDIRDQREDVRDARQELREDVRDRNRAYGRNDWRGWRDRNPVNFNRGNWNAPFRYNAFRPGLRISSGYYGQRYVIADPWRYRLRRPAYGQQWIRHYNDVILVDTRRGVVIDVNRGFYR; this comes from the coding sequence ATGCGGAAATTCATTATTACCGCGCTGATGGCCGCAACGCTGATACCCGTTGCCGCAAGCGCGCAATCGAATGCCGAAGTGCGCCGCGACCGGCAGGATCTTCGGTCCGAACAGCGCGATCTGCGCGACGCCCGTCGCACCGGCGACCGCCGCGACATCCGCGATCAGCGCGAAGACGTGCGCGATGCACGCCAGGAACTGCGCGAGGACGTCCGCGACCGCAACCGCGCTTATGGTCGCAACGATTGGCGCGGCTGGCGCGATCGCAATCCCGTCAACTTCAATCGCGGAAACTGGAACGCGCCGTTCCGCTACAACGCGTTCCGTCCGGGTCTGCGGATTTCGAGCGGCTATTACGGTCAGCGCTATGTCATCGCCGATCCGTGGCGCTATCGTCTACGTCGTCCGGCTTACGGCCAGCAATGGATCCGGCATTACAATGACGTGATCCTGGTCGATACGCGGCGTGGCGTTGTGATCGACGTCAATCGCGGCTTCTACCGCTAA
- the pbpC gene encoding penicillin-binding protein 1C: protein MSRLRTKRGLTLSALALAILAFLAIDYATLPPPLPAYAQVRSAWHPSEAWLYDRNGALIDSARVDFTARRLGWTALDHVSPVTRETIVGVEDKRFFSHGGVDLLALAGVARDKARGERARGASTLSMQVAGFLAPDLAAPGKRHFWDKLRQMRAAWSLEAGWSKDQILEAYLNLAGFRGEAQGIGAAALGLFGKTPDALARDDAVLLAALLPNPQADPAAVARRACAVSHEADCARFAGEAASMLGPARSLALDPGLAPHLSDRLLTKPGLKVTTTLDRRIQTLAIVALKRQLQGLGGTRARDGAAVVIDNASGEVLAYVGGIGGASTAASVDGANAYRQAGSTLKPFLYAQAIERGYLTPASILDDSPVQLDTASGLYVPQNYDRGFKGPVSARTALAGSLNVPAVRTLLLVGVEPFRDRLWDSGYRGLVEDGAYYGYSLALGSAEVTLLEQANAYRSLAQGGRWSPLRLTLDARREAGRAVTTPQAAWLVADMMADPNARVATFGLDSALRLPFWAAVKTGTSKAMRDNWCIGFTQKYTVGVWVGNLEGDSMRAVSGASGAAPVWRDIMLALNAEQRGSAPPRPAGVEAKAISFANAIEQPRTEYFLTGTGQARIAFAPPESRRPRITNPVSGSVYAIDPDIPPDRQRLSIDVSGAATAHRLWLDKTDLGAADSSPAIIAAPGVHRLRLTDVGGHVVDQVLFTIR, encoded by the coding sequence TTGTCCCGCCTCCGGACCAAACGCGGCCTCACCCTCTCCGCCCTCGCGCTCGCCATCCTCGCCTTCCTCGCGATCGACTACGCCACGCTCCCCCCGCCACTCCCAGCCTACGCGCAAGTCCGCAGCGCTTGGCACCCGTCCGAAGCGTGGCTCTACGACCGTAACGGCGCGCTGATCGACAGCGCGCGCGTCGATTTCACCGCGCGGCGGCTGGGGTGGACCGCGCTCGACCACGTCTCGCCGGTCACCCGCGAAACGATCGTCGGGGTCGAGGACAAGCGCTTCTTCAGCCATGGCGGCGTCGACTTGCTCGCACTGGCCGGTGTCGCGCGCGACAAGGCACGGGGCGAGCGCGCACGCGGCGCGAGCACGCTGTCGATGCAAGTCGCGGGCTTCCTCGCGCCCGATCTCGCTGCGCCCGGCAAGCGCCATTTCTGGGACAAGCTCCGCCAGATGCGCGCGGCCTGGAGCCTCGAAGCGGGCTGGTCGAAGGACCAGATCCTCGAGGCGTACCTCAATCTCGCCGGGTTTCGGGGCGAGGCGCAGGGCATCGGCGCCGCCGCCCTCGGCCTGTTCGGCAAGACCCCCGATGCGCTCGCGCGTGACGATGCGGTGCTGTTGGCGGCACTGCTGCCCAATCCGCAGGCCGACCCCGCCGCCGTCGCGCGCCGTGCCTGCGCCGTCAGCCACGAAGCCGATTGCGCGCGCTTTGCCGGCGAGGCGGCATCGATGCTCGGCCCGGCGCGTAGCCTCGCGCTCGATCCCGGCCTCGCACCGCATCTGTCGGATCGGTTGCTGACCAAACCCGGCCTCAAGGTCACCACCACGCTCGACCGGCGCATCCAGACGCTGGCGATCGTCGCGCTGAAACGGCAATTACAGGGCCTTGGCGGCACGCGCGCGCGCGACGGTGCTGCGGTGGTGATCGACAATGCGAGTGGCGAGGTGCTGGCCTATGTCGGCGGCATTGGCGGGGCCTCGACCGCGGCGTCGGTTGATGGCGCGAATGCCTATCGCCAGGCGGGATCGACGCTCAAACCGTTCCTCTACGCGCAGGCGATCGAGCGCGGCTACCTCACCCCCGCCTCGATCCTCGATGATTCGCCGGTGCAACTCGACACGGCGTCGGGCCTGTACGTGCCGCAAAATTACGACCGCGGCTTCAAGGGGCCGGTGTCGGCGCGCACCGCGCTTGCCGGATCGCTCAACGTCCCGGCGGTGCGGACGCTGCTGCTCGTCGGGGTCGAGCCGTTTCGCGATCGGCTGTGGGACAGCGGTTATCGCGGGCTGGTCGAGGATGGCGCGTATTACGGCTATTCGCTGGCACTCGGTTCAGCCGAAGTGACGTTGCTCGAACAGGCGAACGCCTATCGCAGCCTGGCGCAAGGTGGGCGCTGGTCGCCGCTGCGGCTCACGCTCGATGCCCGGCGCGAGGCTGGTCGCGCCGTCACCACCCCGCAGGCCGCATGGCTGGTCGCCGACATGATGGCCGACCCCAACGCCCGCGTCGCGACTTTCGGGCTCGATTCAGCACTGCGCCTGCCCTTCTGGGCGGCAGTCAAAACCGGAACATCGAAAGCCATGCGCGACAATTGGTGCATCGGCTTCACGCAGAAATACACCGTTGGCGTGTGGGTCGGCAATCTCGAAGGCGATTCGATGCGCGCGGTGTCGGGCGCAAGCGGGGCGGCCCCAGTGTGGCGCGACATCATGCTCGCGCTGAATGCCGAGCAACGTGGCAGCGCACCGCCGCGCCCCGCCGGGGTCGAGGCCAAGGCGATCAGCTTTGCGAACGCAATCGAGCAACCCCGCACCGAATATTTCCTGACCGGCACCGGCCAGGCGCGGATCGCCTTCGCGCCGCCCGAATCGCGCCGCCCGCGCATCACCAATCCGGTCTCGGGCAGCGTCTATGCGATCGACCCCGACATTCCGCCCGACCGGCAGCGACTGTCGATCGACGTATCGGGAGCCGCCACCGCGCACCGGCTGTGGCTCGACAAGACCGACCTCGGCGCGGCGGATTCGAGTCCCGCGATCATCGCCGCGCCGGGCGTCCACCGCTTGCGGCTGACCGATGTCGGCGGCCACGTGGTCGATCAAGTACTGTTCACGATCCGCTGA